Part of the Lolium rigidum isolate FL_2022 chromosome 6, APGP_CSIRO_Lrig_0.1, whole genome shotgun sequence genome, AACAGTCGAGAATGAACATTTGCAGATTTTCAGGATCTATTGGTTTCCACCTGATACGCCCCCAAACGTTTCTTTTTGCCTGGATTCGCTCGCTCACCAGTCACCAGTCACCACCCTCGGCACCCGCCTCGTCACTCCCCATCTCGTGAGCCAGTCCTGCGGCGGCAAGAAATCGACGCGCGGCGCCCGGAGACcagaggcggcggtggtggcggatcTTTTCTGGACGGCAGCGGCAGGTACCTCCCTCCTCCCTCGCATTTCCTTGGTCAGCGGAGGTTGGGGTGGCCTGGGAGGGTCGACGAGGGCCCCCTAAACCTATCCCCTGAACTAAACAGCCCCTTAGCCTAGCACCGCCGGCAATCCGAGCTGCGGCTGATTCTTCCCCGCGACGCCCCTTATCTTTCTCTCGCTTCCAGGTCAAATCCCCTTCTAAACCCTAGTTTTCCTAATTCAGGTAGCCAGGCAATGCGAGCAGAAATAGAAGAATTTGCGGTCATGTGCTTCTGAAAAGGAAGAAACGAGAGCAGAAAAAGAGGCACGTACATGATTTATTTCTTTCTTCTGAAATGAAATTGCCATACTTAACTGTGGTTGTGTTGGAGTTAACGAAGTCGAAGAGAATTGTGACCTTTATATGCTGCATATGGCCAAGCGATGATATTTCAATAATATATTTTGCTAGGGAGTGAATCTTGCCATTGTAAGTAACCAAATCGACCCATTTTGCAGGGTTATAAAGATTGCTACATTCGCCGTGTAAAATTGCCCCAAAACTGAATCACAAAAACCCTCTTGGCCCTATGCCGCCCCGAAGGCTTCGCGAATCGCCATCACCGCCCTCGCCGATTCTCCCCAAGAAACCCAAGAGCCATGCCGGTGCCGACCTTGCCCACCCCCTGGAGCGCATCCGCATGCTGCTGGACAAGTTGCTGCAACACGAGGACGGGTGGGTTTTCGCCAAGCCGGTGGATCCGCTCAGCCTTGGCCTGAGTGACTACTACTCTGACATACCCGACGCCATGGATCTTGGCACTGTCAGCTGCCGCCTTGAAGGCAATCGCTATATGGACCTGCACTCATTTGCCAGAGATGTGAGACTTACCTTCCACAATGCCATGGTCTACAACGACAAGGGCGATGATGTGTATGAGAGCGCAGCCGAGCTCTCTGAAATCTTCGAGTCAGGGTGGGCCTCCATTGAACAAGTGCTCCCATCGCCGCCATCAATCACCGACCGTAGGATGAAGCTCAAGAATGAGCTGCCACGGCTGTCGGAGggcttgcagaggagagcagtcaTTATTATGAAGGACATAAACGCGTGGCTTCAGGAGGCGAATGGGAGGGTTCAGGTGGATTTCGAAAAGGCGGACGAGGCAACTCTTGACAAGCTCGAGCGGCTGGTTCTCTTGGGTGCCATGCAGCAGGTAATTACCGTGTCCATCTGGTGCCCCTTATGATTCTGAACTGCCGAACATGTTTATATTGCAACACAGTTTCGTAATGCTTTGGTAACGATCTTATCCTAATTGAACTATCTTCTTGCAATGCTGTTTAACGATCTTGTTCAAGCATATTGAATATTTTATGAGTTTAGGAAAGGTAGAAGTAGACAGAACGCCTTTCTGGGATTTCACCTATTAGATTTACCGTGATGAACCAGATTGGATGCAGTCTATCTTGGCCCTTAACCCGTGGATCAAAAATTGAACACTCTGATAAAGAGTTGGAAGATTGGAGCATATTTGATTTCCCCGTAGCTCATTGGATAGTGCAGGTCCTCTATGCCCCCCCCCCCTGCTGTGGAAGTGGCGTACACTATCGAAATATTAGGTCTGTTTGGATTCCAGCGAAAGCTTACCTTACCAGAAAATAGGGTGGCCCCTCAATTTGGTGGCCGTTTGGACTGCTGCCTTGCCCAGCCAGCCGCCCATGTGCTGGTGTTATTCTCGTCAAATCACGGGCGAGTCAAGGGTGCGGAGAACCTCCACCAACATGTTGGCATGCCGACTTGCCCCCTTTGTTGGTGGGTCCCATGTATATTTCTACTTTTTTGTTGCCATGTACTGCATGCAGCCAGCGTGTCGATTTTTTGTTCTTCATGTGATTAATCGGTGGGTCATCACATGATTAGTGCGTACCAAATTCCACCTGATGCAATCGCATGTTATTcctttgttgattttttttttttgcctgcaTCTTAcatatcttttcatatttaggTAATTGACTTGTCAAATAGTTTGAAGACATACTATGTTTACCAAATCAGTTTGTGCAAACCAAACAGGGATCTATTTTGCCAAATATTTGGATAGTACAATGGTTACAAACCAAGCAACAACTTGCAATTTTTTTGGTCATGCCTTGGTGGGGCTGGTTGTGGCTCAAACCAAACATATCCATTGTCCACTGTAATATTGCATATCGCCCATGTTTTTTTAGGTCTGAGCCATGGGATGGAATTTTTTCTGTTTGATGTGACCTGCATTAGTGATTATGCTAGATTGGTATGCAAACATTGCTCCAAAGAGGTTATCAGTTATATAGAGCAACATAGTAAAATATATCAATCAGATAATTTAAAATGCATGTGATAAGTGGAGTGCTGACTATGTATGTTATGCTCTGATGAACATTACCCAGGATGATGGTTGAGCATCCTCCTTTATTATCTGATTGAACATAGCCAGATGATATTGTTTCACCATCTAGCTATGAACTATGCACTGGGAATTGCTTTAAGTATAATTAGATGGTTATGTGTTTATTTGGTTCATAACAATACCATATGTTTAGTTATAAGAAAAATATGAGAAAAAATGAAACTGAGTATGTCACATATGTGATGTTCTCCCTGTGTTGTTTTTGGTAATATTGCTAAATCAATTCTGATGTTGTTGGTTCGATGACTGTTTGTGGATTGGGTTCTTCATATCAGTTAATATTGTTTGTCCAGCAGGTGCACATGCAAGGTGACAAGGATCGGCACAACACATAAGTCGATATTGGGTGAGGTAACAAACTGTTATTATTTCACTGCATCTCTATTCACACTTTTCATACTCGTACCTTCGTCGTCACTGCTCAGCATCATCTTATTTTTCTGCAGTGAGAAAAGAGAGCACCGGGGAGAAAGATATATGGTGAGGCGCAGACGCAGGAACTGGAATAAAGATGTTGGTGCTCATTCTGGTGATGTGTTACAAGATGTTTGTTGCTGTTAGCTATTGGAGCACCTGATGGTTATTATTTTGTTCAGAATTTTAGAGCAGTTGGTAAACTAATCaattgcttatgtaggaggacaaggtgctATTTTTCTTAATTAACAGTTTAACTTTTCGCCTTAAGGGTACTTTGCACTGGAGGCTTGTCCTTTGTGTTCCGTACAGTTCTCTGTTAAATACAATACTGGGTGACAGCTTCATGTGGATactttttttctcttttgaaacggaggcaggaAAGTGCCCAGTTTTaggaagggatttctattttcgtgccctcgggtcgttagttgtactcagttttccccagccccttagtttttcctcagttttccccaagcctatgtctgaaacccgcagaaggagctcagacggaaggaatccgtttatttggacgttctgtgctgacgtgttgcgccgcgtcgtctggggccgcgtcgtgtagggccgcgtcgtgtggggccgcgttgcgtggggctggtagaaagggaccacgtgggacaggacgagaagcgtttggttgcacgtgagcaggagctgggttttgtctctctcggcccaaattggcatttttaagagcacattttcccctctttctctctctctgtctttttcaccaaattagtatcaaatctagagaagcttctatttctgtatttcttcaatatggcagcaaatctagtagcaaatctagtagcaaatctccggggttatttatgccttttggccctcgttttttgcccaatatggcagcaaatctagtagcaaatctagaagctagtatatgataaattcacaacagcataatcacaaaactaagtataatacataaactgcatacaacagccaaaagcaggcaataacgttgttaatgttcacgacaaactaagctgaaaaatatacaagaccgcaatgtatggacaacaagaagattaggatgaatgaatttgttcttcattcctccccatatatttcttcctccctccattcgtgcatttccccaaggaaatattcattgaactccttccgtctgcagtgtgaggccaatacatcctccaaacggtatggcctgggtTCATTTGTcataccgtagagtcctattctatccacacgtagtggccactcatcctaggcctttgtatcatgagagtactctctgatataacccaaatccgtgtaatagatgctgccaggtcgaagtgtcgggtacactctggtgtcgacggagatacaccggatataattcatgaAGAAGGCATtattgccaatgttactgaccggatggagagagcggctctgagtgtccacacggtacaccaatggtttgcccgccaaagcctcgctgaccaacaacacaagcagcgagatcaccatccgacttcacaaggtagaacttcgacgtccaagttctggaaatgaaattagtgtctccatcttgacagtgctcgcgcgctgccgcaactgtacattggtgcacactattcttccgatctcaaaattgtccgcagctactgcatacagttcaccattgaacggggtaatgcaacgcagacaatggttcttgatcgaaaatcttccttctccccaatcttcatttatatccttagttggagtgctctcatcgacccaaccaatttccggcgggtaatgtgcggcaacgaagaccatagtcggggatttgataacagcgactgatttcgaaaaacagatggcatctgcgcctcaaacatagtgttcgatttctttgtgagtgggttcagcagccgtatcttgtgcggcgggttcttctgggcaagcacgatgacaccacggcaaaagccgacgaagtagtatctaaaattgatgaagataacattcatcactaagatgtgtttaagattgaaaataaaaaggtagatatggaggaatttgaaccttgtatgaacgtccgatagatctatggtgacgtagcgtgatgtgccgagttggaggaaggtgaactcagcgacgcgtggaagggcgtggtgtagcatgatccattcgtctaggtgcacgtcgggctcaggcaaacctgagcgccaatttctacagacttgcctcatagcgagtaggtgtcggcgtactcctcgttcgccggtaagcattggccgatcttgtgaagtggtccatcagccgagagagaggcccagttcacggaggcgccgcgcttggatgcgccgccctcggaggcgacgcgctcggcggcgacgggctcggcggcgacgggctcggaggcgatgggcgcggaggcgacgggctcggaggcgacgggctcggagacgacggccgccggcgcattcttcttctccatcgccggcagggtagcgtgcgtacggcagttggggttttttcgatttggagaagttgatgggacgtgagaggggtggtttcgtgcgtgagcgagaatgagacgactgtgtgcagagggagggagggaggggcttacgcatcctaaatgcgacccgcgtccactattttcacgtctgcaccgcgacacgcgtcaacaatggcacgtcttccacttctgcaccgcaacacgcgtcctcgggtctaaccctggaaatttagatatactcaggtatacccccgagtcatatactagcattttttgtgtgctcagttttctccttgagtgctaatattggctagtgtaatatactcagttttaccctcaagtggctggtcaacagagagtcaacaaatgggattaactagttaaatgagttatttaatgtgcaaaaaattccgaaaaagagtggcacttactcatggagtctttaccacaaattgccacttctcaaatcatagataaatcaagtttcaccacaaattgccgcttctcaaatcacctagtagctatgaaggtgcatggttttccataataagccctacccaaaacagctttccccaaaacatactttgtctgaatgaggccataattttcacactcatgtagatttgtattgcaaatagtttgaggtaggccaagatgggtttcattgtacaaaacacgcattttccattttttaaatctcatatttgaatcccttagtccgtttactactcacttgcccttggtttcttgatactactcagttttgccctctcccttcacaaactctcacagacgcccaacattgccctgattggtctagcccatgtcacgcggatcgtgcccgccgaccgttgatcgtatgatctaacgggcaggataacccctatctctctctctggtcggggccaccaccccctctctctctgtcgtcggttagcttcacgcaaagtttggttttctgcattatttttcacgagctaaattataaactatttttaggcattacttttcacgcaaaaaatgataaaccatcaccgatttgttgtagccattacttttcacgcaaaaaaatgatacaccatcacccatttcttgtagggattgtacccattacttttcacgcaaaaaacgataaatcatcaccgattttgttgtagccattacttttcgcgcaaaaaatgatacaccatcacccatttcttgtacccattacttttcacgcaaaaaacgataaaccatcaccgatttgttgtagccattacttttcacgcacaaaaatgatacaccatcacccatttcttgtacccattacttttcacgcaaaaaatgataaatcatcaccgattttgttgtagccattacttttcacgcaaaaaatgatacaccatcacccatttcttgtagccattacttttcacgcaaaaaacgataaaccatcaccgattttgttgtagccattactttgcacgcaaaaaatgatacaccatcacccatttcttgtagccattacttttcacgcaaaaaataataaaccatcaacgatttgttgtagccattacggtaaatgataaactatcacgaattaccatttcttttaggcattacttttcacggtaaaatgataaactatatcacgaagttccatttccgtcaagatagtccgcattacttttttgttgagatatatacccccacaatggtcgtctcctccttaatttattgtgtaaaccccacaacggtcatctcctccttaatttattgtgtaaacccccaccaacgttcacctcctccttattttgttgtgtaaacccctacaacggtcatctctcccttataaacacccacacggccatctcttgtgtcaataggttctgcctctctcttcttcgttcacatacacttgatcatccattgccatggcttccacgtctcggacatggaccggaaggggaaggggaaggggaaggggaaggggaaggggaaggggaaggggaaggggaaggggaagtggatcatcatcattgccaccaccaccgtcaacactgccattgatcatagaggagttcttcatcgtcgtctatgaagaccctttggtcaagaaggtacgtacgcgttcccacatatatgatgcatgtgattaattatgggcatgttctaaaaaaacctttaatttcaaacgatcggcgctcgatctctttgcaggaactcccaaaaaagtttgcggactatcttgacggccaggagctagctaaggtgtatctgcgagcagctgactgcggtcctcgtctctggaccgtggaggtcctatttgacggacaaggccggatgtacctcgacaagggctgggagaaattcgccatcgcgcacggtgtggatttcggctgccacgtacacttcaaatatgaaggcgatgatgtgctcacggtgaaggtgttcgacggaacaatgtgcaggaggtactactactcggacgacgaagatatcgacgatgaaagcgacgacgacttgaagccatgcatccatcccctttagacaaggggattatgaccaagaatatatatgtagcttcatatgcatcgatttagagatctagctattttctatatattatgtaaaaaataatatcgcatttccactattattcgagcaccacatcctccaaacgatgcagatgccaatatcggcatggtcagaacggctatgctcgccgccactgctaggtcaacgtcgggatgcacaatgtttagcataagagtcactttagattaagctgcgaaaatagtcacctgccacagcggtcattggctgcggaggccccatagagcggcaatatataattttctataaataaatagacgacccactggtcattggctgcggcagccccatagagcggccccatttgtcattggcagcaccgcgtatacaatcaggaaataaaacggcccacgcgtcagcggtagatggatggctaagagcggccccatttgtcattggcagcaccgcgtatacaatcgaggaaataaaacggcccacgcgtcggcggtagatggatggctacccgtcagcacgagacggtcagagaggaactgacctgacggtaacggtaaggcctctgacctgacggcaacccgcgtcttcgaggggtttcaaactagagggaggggaaagctgaggaaaaactaacgagctcgggaaaactgagtacaactaacgaagcaggagcacgaaaatagaaatcccttttaggAAAGCACAAGTCGACCTATGCCAATGCCAAACAGATGGCTTAGGAGATGCACAAGATCTGCGCCGAATAGGACCTTCACCGCCAGACCGCCCCTTGAAGGTCATCGTACACTGCCCaaggcagcttcgacttcacatCAAGAGAAGACCAACAAGAAGACACTCGTACACGCCGACTGGAGCTGACTAACACGATCTTGCCGCTACCAAACCTTGCTCTTCACCAATATCGTTGCCTCACAAGCCTCCACCTGAAACTCCCAAGTCACCTCATCGCCCAACACTCGGGGCCACCGCCCCGACATTTCGCTGCTCCGCCACGCCCTGCACGGTCAACCAAGACAaccaccttccggggccgccgccctgaCATACCACCACTCGCTCTCGAGCTGTAAAGCCGCGCAAACCAGCAACCAATAGTCCAAGCTACCCAGAGCAGTTGGCCGCGGACCACGGACATCACACCAATTCAtctggggccgccgccccgacataaaTTCCGACCGCCCCCTCTAGGATGCATCAGGACGGGCCGACTACCCTGCCGCCCTCACAGCCAAGGTCGCCACCCACGCCGTGACAAGCCGCAACCATGCACCATATAGTTGCAGCCGcaccgccttccggggccgccgccccggcgctcCGCATCCTACCTCGAAGTGTCACCACCGTCCAGGGCCGCTGCCCCGGCATCCGCTGCCCTCGACAACATAGCCAAGTGCTCCATTGCCGCGAACCCATCGCACCGCAAAGGCCAAGAGCTCCAAGGCGACGCCTCCAACAAGGTAGTGACGCGTCTGTCACCACCGCCCGCTCCCGAAGGAGCTTAGGCTTTCACCCGGAGAACTTGAAACCACTCGCGTCAGTCGGGATCGAAACTCCACAACGACGCCAACAAGAAGGAAAACGACGCCCGAAGGCGCCGCCATCGTCGGCACTGACCGTAGTCAGTGCAGGGCTTTCACCTGGAGTTTGAACCGACTACAAAGCTAAGGATCCACAAGAAGGGCAGACTAGCCCTGCTGCCAACCACCGAGCTCCTCCGCATGCTCTGGTGCCGCAACACCTCAAGCCACGACcaacacgccgccgccgccgccgccgccaaaaggCAGCCAACCGATCCGGGGTCGCCGCCCCGGCTTCCTTGGTGCAATCCGCACGCAGCCATGGCACCAGAGGACAAGATCGAGGGTCGCCAGCACCTCCTGCCGCACCCAGCACATCCACCCCTCAACGCGGCAGACCGCCACGTTGTCGTCCCCGACCAGAAGCGCCGCCACGGGGACCTccaccagcagcagcacgagcCCCGTTCGGCAGGCCACCACCAGTTCCACGCCGCCCCGGGGCCAATGCCAAGCCCCAAGCGTGAGTCCGCGCGTGTCGACCACGACCCTCCAGGCCCAGACGGGGCCCAGATCAGGGCCGCCCCTCAGCACCCTCCGCCGATGTCCCGTCTACCTCCAGCACCCTCGCCGACGCCCTGCCGCGCCGCACGTCCgacaaccctagcgccgccagctCGGCCCGCAGAACCGCCGCCACCTGCAGATTCGCATGAGCCTCGGGAGGAGCAAAAGAGCGCGCCACCGCCACCTTCCTTGGAGCGCGTGCGGcttcgccgccggcgaggcgggGGAGAGGAGGATGGGGGCCGGAGCgactgcggcggctagggttcccccGTGTCGCCCGAGCTCGGGCGACGTGGGGTTGGAGTAACTGTACGTTTTAGATTCGACCTCTTGATGAGGATACTTCATGTTGCAGCATTTATGTTGCAGTATCAAGCTATGCTTCAACTAAAGGTTGGCAATGCAAACCCTTTAATCCCCTACACGGTGAACATACGAAGTTTATTATCCAGTTATAGGA contains:
- the LOC124660166 gene encoding transcription factor GTE4-like — its product is MPPRRLRESPSPPSPILPKKPKSHAGADLAHPLERIRMLLDKLLQHEDGWVFAKPVDPLSLGLSDYYSDIPDAMDLGTVSCRLEGNRYMDLHSFARDVRLTFHNAMVYNDKGDDVYESAAELSEIFESGWASIEQVLPSPPSITDRRMKLKNELPRLSEGLQRRAVIIMKDINAWLQEANGRVQVDFEKADEATLDKLERLVLLGAMQQQVHMQGDKDRHNT